In Microbacterium lushaniae, the following are encoded in one genomic region:
- a CDS encoding PHP domain-containing protein has protein sequence MEQARRFEGPSDLHLHSTHSDGTEPPALVMAAAHRHGLRTVALTDHDTTSGWAEAADAATSLGMTFVPGMELSAQHQWRSVHLLAYLVDPDDPGLRAMTDRIRSSRLERAQVMADRISRDYDLGWDDIVAQTTDGATVGRPHIADALVARGVVRDRAEAFRGILSPGGDYYVALYAPDPVTAVRLIAEAGGVPIIAHPAARAGLLPSGLLAEMLSAGLAGFELGHRENLPAPTRTLRRIAAEHDLIVTGSSDYHGLGKPNEPGENTTSDDSVARILAAGSGSAPVFP, from the coding sequence GTGGAGCAAGCGCGCAGGTTCGAGGGCCCGAGCGACCTGCACCTTCATTCCACGCACTCCGACGGCACCGAGCCGCCCGCGCTCGTGATGGCCGCCGCCCACCGCCACGGCCTGCGCACCGTCGCCCTGACCGACCACGACACGACCTCCGGATGGGCCGAGGCCGCCGACGCGGCGACCTCCCTGGGGATGACGTTCGTGCCGGGGATGGAGCTGTCGGCCCAGCACCAGTGGCGCAGCGTGCACCTGCTGGCCTACCTCGTCGACCCCGATGACCCCGGGCTGCGCGCCATGACCGACCGCATCCGCTCGTCCCGCCTGGAGCGGGCGCAGGTGATGGCCGATCGCATCTCACGCGATTACGACCTGGGCTGGGACGACATCGTGGCCCAGACGACCGACGGGGCGACGGTGGGACGACCGCACATCGCCGACGCGCTGGTCGCGCGCGGTGTCGTGCGCGACCGGGCGGAGGCGTTCCGGGGCATCCTCAGCCCGGGCGGGGACTACTACGTCGCGCTGTACGCGCCCGACCCGGTGACGGCCGTGCGGCTGATCGCCGAGGCCGGCGGCGTGCCCATCATCGCGCATCCGGCCGCGCGCGCGGGTCTGCTGCCCTCAGGGCTGCTGGCGGAGATGCTCTCGGCGGGACTGGCGGGATTCGAGCTCGGCCACCGGGAGAACCTGCCTGCCCCCACTCGCACACTGCGCCGGATCGCGGCCGAGCACGACCTGATCGTCACCGGCTCCAGCGACTACCACGGGCTGGGAAAGCCCAACGAACCGGGTGAGAACACCACATCCGACGACTCGGTCGCCCGCATCCTCGCCGCCGGCTCGGGGAGTGCTCCGGTCTTCCCGTAG
- a CDS encoding endonuclease/exonuclease/phosphatase family protein, producing MRRILGLLGVAACILGAAVLTWPQFFQLERNLPVAQVIAFRGPIAAVFGALAVICLLVALARPLRAFALTLALVFGAAAVVNAAVLTQRGLGSDTLPEKTETSIRVLTWNTAGSATTADTIAQIAVAMRADIVTLPETTIHTGEQVAVAMRELGAPMWAHHAEYGEYGVDGWDATSTTMLISPDLGDYSVIASSQDGTSNTSTVPSAVAMPVDGDGPTVVAAHAVAPREEYMQAWRDDLQWLADQCASDNVILAGDFNATLDHMQGMGLDGGALGRCHATAAETGNGAVGTWPTALPALLGAPIDHILATPDWTATGSAVLTSLDGQGGDHRPLVVQLEPSS from the coding sequence GTGCGTCGCATCCTGGGTCTGCTCGGAGTTGCGGCATGCATCCTGGGCGCCGCGGTGCTCACGTGGCCGCAGTTCTTCCAACTCGAACGCAACCTGCCGGTCGCGCAGGTCATCGCCTTCCGCGGCCCCATCGCGGCCGTCTTCGGCGCCCTCGCCGTCATCTGCCTGCTCGTCGCCCTGGCCCGCCCGCTCCGCGCGTTCGCGCTCACGCTCGCCCTCGTCTTCGGCGCCGCCGCCGTCGTCAACGCAGCCGTCCTGACACAGCGCGGTCTGGGCAGCGACACCCTGCCGGAGAAGACCGAGACCAGCATCCGCGTGCTCACGTGGAACACTGCCGGGTCGGCGACCACCGCCGACACGATCGCCCAGATCGCCGTCGCGATGCGCGCCGACATCGTGACCCTGCCGGAGACGACCATCCACACGGGCGAGCAGGTGGCGGTGGCGATGCGCGAGCTGGGGGCTCCCATGTGGGCGCACCACGCCGAGTACGGCGAGTACGGCGTGGACGGGTGGGATGCCACCTCCACGACGATGCTCATCTCCCCCGACCTGGGCGACTACTCCGTGATCGCTTCCTCGCAGGACGGAACGAGCAACACCTCCACGGTGCCCAGCGCCGTGGCCATGCCCGTGGACGGCGACGGCCCGACCGTCGTGGCCGCCCACGCCGTCGCCCCGCGCGAGGAGTACATGCAGGCGTGGCGGGATGACCTCCAGTGGCTCGCCGATCAGTGCGCGAGCGACAACGTCATCCTCGCGGGGGATTTCAACGCCACCCTCGATCACATGCAGGGGATGGGCTTGGACGGCGGCGCGCTCGGGCGGTGCCACGCAACGGCGGCCGAGACCGGGAACGGCGCGGTGGGAACCTGGCCCACGGCGCTGCCGGCGCTGCTGGGCGCGCCCATCGACCACATCCTCGCGACCCCCGACTGGACCGCCACCGGCTCCGCCGTACTGACCTCGCTGGACGGGCAGGGCGGCGACCACCGGCCGCTGGTCGTGCAGTTGGAGCCCTCCAGCTGA
- a CDS encoding aminopeptidase P family protein, which yields MDTTGESDTMTPADATESTTTNRRQPFPRGFLETISTGWADRPEIIPPRREAATWAAARRDTVSRAFPGRRVVVPAGGLKQRSNDTDYPFRAHSAFAHLTGWGSDAEPDSVLVLEPTGRAGHDATLYFRERADRTSAEFYSDASIGEFWIGPRPALAGVAAELGLATAHIDELDRRDGDLVVDEDPDLTRFVSELRLIKDEFEISQMRLAVEVTARGFDDIVADLPRIIDHPRGERLVEGVFHTRARADGNTEGYDTIAAAGHHACYLHWTRNDGAVRPGDLILVDAGVEIDTLYTADITRTIPVSGRFSPIQRKIYETVREAADAAFRAARPGVKFRSVHEAAMTVIAQRVAEWGLLPVTAEEALDADAGGQHRRYMVHGTSHHLGLDVHDCAQARREMYYDGILEPGMVFTIEPGLYFQADDLTVPEEYRGIGVRIEDDVLMTADGAVNLSAALPRTADEVEAWVARAR from the coding sequence ATGGACACGACAGGCGAGAGCGACACGATGACTCCGGCGGACGCGACGGAATCGACCACCACGAACCGCCGTCAGCCTTTCCCCCGCGGCTTCCTCGAGACCATCTCCACCGGCTGGGCCGACCGCCCCGAAATCATCCCGCCGCGCCGCGAGGCCGCCACGTGGGCCGCCGCGCGCCGCGACACGGTCTCGCGCGCCTTCCCCGGCCGACGCGTCGTCGTACCCGCCGGCGGGCTGAAGCAGCGCAGCAACGACACCGACTACCCCTTCCGCGCCCACTCCGCGTTCGCCCACCTGACCGGGTGGGGATCGGACGCCGAACCCGACTCGGTTCTGGTGCTCGAGCCGACCGGTCGCGCCGGCCACGACGCGACCCTGTACTTCCGCGAGCGGGCAGACCGCACGTCGGCGGAGTTCTACAGCGACGCCTCCATCGGCGAGTTCTGGATCGGCCCGCGCCCCGCTCTGGCGGGCGTGGCCGCCGAGCTCGGCCTCGCCACCGCCCACATCGACGAGCTCGACCGGCGCGACGGAGACCTCGTCGTGGACGAGGACCCTGACCTGACGCGCTTCGTGTCGGAGCTGCGCCTGATCAAGGACGAGTTCGAGATCTCGCAGATGCGCCTGGCCGTCGAGGTCACCGCACGCGGGTTCGACGACATCGTCGCCGACCTGCCCCGCATCATCGACCACCCGCGCGGCGAGCGGCTGGTCGAGGGCGTGTTCCACACGCGTGCCCGCGCCGACGGCAACACCGAGGGCTACGACACGATCGCCGCCGCCGGCCATCACGCGTGCTATCTGCACTGGACCCGCAACGACGGCGCCGTACGACCCGGCGACCTCATCCTGGTGGACGCCGGCGTCGAGATCGACACCCTCTACACCGCCGACATCACCCGCACGATCCCGGTCAGCGGGCGGTTCTCCCCCATCCAGCGGAAGATCTACGAGACGGTGCGCGAGGCCGCCGATGCCGCCTTCCGCGCCGCACGCCCCGGCGTGAAGTTCCGCAGCGTCCACGAGGCGGCCATGACCGTGATCGCGCAGCGGGTGGCCGAGTGGGGACTGCTCCCCGTCACCGCCGAGGAGGCGCTGGATGCCGATGCCGGCGGCCAGCACCGCCGCTACATGGTGCACGGCACGAGCCATCACCTCGGTCTCGATGTGCACGATTGCGCTCAGGCGCGGCGGGAGATGTACTACGACGGGATCCTGGAACCCGGCATGGTGTTCACCATCGAACCGGGGCTGTACTTCCAGGCCGACGACCTGACGGTGCCGGAGGAGTATCGCGGCATCGGCGTGCGGATCGAGGACGACGTCCTGATGACCGCCGACGGCGCGGTCAATCTCTCCGCGGCCCTTCCGCGCACGGCCGACGAGGTCGAGGCCTGGGTCGCGCGCGCCCGCTGA
- a CDS encoding alpha/beta family hydrolase, which yields MTAAAGVDRIPVELPAGTVTVSADHVRPPSAWATIAVAHGAGAGRTHPFLTGFAEGMQRAGVATVLFDFPYREAGRRMPGPAAHAVATWRAVLARLAERGSPGPTWAAGKSYGGRMASMAAAEGVIDPAGLVYLGYPLHPPGDPAKARVAHLPDVRQPQLFVSGTRDPFVDPHVQLEQAVASCQDARLVWIEGVAHSFEGAGRPRDPARLGADLAPLVAEFLRERA from the coding sequence GTGACCGCCGCCGCGGGTGTGGACCGCATCCCCGTCGAGCTTCCGGCGGGGACCGTCACCGTGTCGGCCGATCACGTCCGGCCGCCCTCGGCATGGGCCACGATCGCCGTCGCGCACGGTGCCGGCGCCGGGCGCACGCATCCCTTCCTCACCGGATTCGCCGAGGGGATGCAGCGGGCCGGGGTCGCGACGGTGCTGTTCGACTTCCCGTACCGCGAGGCGGGGAGGCGGATGCCGGGACCGGCCGCCCACGCCGTCGCGACGTGGCGCGCCGTGCTGGCGCGGCTGGCCGAGCGCGGATCACCGGGCCCGACGTGGGCGGCGGGCAAGTCGTACGGCGGCCGCATGGCGTCCATGGCCGCCGCGGAGGGGGTCATCGACCCTGCCGGCCTGGTTTACCTCGGCTACCCGCTGCATCCGCCCGGCGACCCGGCCAAGGCACGCGTCGCACACCTTCCGGACGTGCGGCAGCCGCAGCTGTTCGTCTCCGGGACCCGCGACCCGTTCGTCGATCCGCATGTCCAGCTCGAGCAGGCCGTGGCGTCGTGCCAGGATGCGCGCCTGGTGTGGATCGAGGGGGTTGCGCACTCCTTCGAGGGGGCGGGGCGCCCGCGCGACCCGGCCCGCCTGGGCGCCGACCTCGCACCCCTGGTCGCCGAGTTCCTCCGCGAACGCGCCTGA
- a CDS encoding general stress protein, whose amino-acid sequence MSMLGGRVPAGREAVGETLASYPTYEAAQKAVSTLIAAEIPARDIAIVGQGLRSIERVTGRLGYATAARSGALNGLLLGLLFSFIFVLGTPTVPISVFLGVLLVGVAIGMLFSLVTYSIVRRRRDFASVMQVTADRYEVCIVPASLAKARQTLGAAAPAATTAASPPPPPATGGEPPRYGERLPDPVGPPVAGPPAAPPADAAPGPQEPGQAPPEPPRYGERTQG is encoded by the coding sequence ATGAGCATGCTCGGCGGACGAGTCCCCGCCGGCCGCGAGGCGGTCGGAGAGACCCTGGCGTCCTATCCCACGTACGAGGCCGCGCAGAAGGCCGTCTCGACGCTGATCGCGGCCGAGATCCCCGCCCGAGACATCGCGATCGTCGGTCAGGGGCTGCGCTCGATCGAGCGCGTGACGGGCCGGCTCGGCTATGCCACGGCGGCCCGCTCCGGCGCGCTGAACGGGCTGCTGCTGGGTCTGCTGTTCTCCTTCATCTTCGTGCTGGGCACGCCCACCGTGCCGATCTCGGTCTTCCTCGGAGTGCTGCTGGTGGGTGTGGCGATCGGGATGCTGTTCAGCCTCGTGACCTACTCCATCGTGCGCCGTCGCCGTGACTTCGCCTCGGTCATGCAGGTGACCGCCGACCGGTACGAGGTGTGCATCGTGCCGGCGAGCCTGGCCAAGGCACGTCAGACCCTCGGCGCGGCCGCCCCCGCCGCGACCACCGCCGCGTCGCCGCCACCGCCTCCGGCCACCGGCGGGGAGCCCCCGCGCTACGGGGAGCGCCTCCCCGATCCCGTGGGCCCGCCCGTGGCCGGCCCGCCCGCGGCGCCGCCGGCCGATGCCGCGCCGGGTCCGCAGGAGCCGGGGCAGGCGCCGCCCGAGCCCCCTCGGTACGGCGAGCGCACCCAGGGGTGA
- a CDS encoding magnesium transporter MgtE N-terminal domain-containing protein, which produces MSTQRVFVARLAGCAVFDPAGDRLGKVRDVVVIYRAADPPRVVGLVVEIPGRRHVFLSIGRVTSIASGQVITTGLINVRRFQQRGGEVRVLAELVGRRVYLNDGSGTAVIEDVAIERSRLGDWDVGQLFLRRPKTSASPFAKGPTTFATWSEVREQQTAGQAQSAEQLVATYADLKPADLANTLLDLPEERLLDVAEELPDERLADALEEMPEDEQVRILERLGDERAADILDAMEPDDAADLLGQLPEKRLQQLLELMEPEEADDVRALLKYGPDTAGGLMTPEPIVLSADSTVAEALALIRRHELHPALAASVFVTLPPYETPTGRLLGTVHFQRMLRYPPHERLGAIIDDTLEPVPATASAAEVARLLASYDLVSLPVVDPAHRLVGAVSVDDMLDYLLPEDWRSHDDNDPRQRTATRPPPATAGIPTTTPRRR; this is translated from the coding sequence GTGAGCACGCAGAGGGTTTTCGTCGCACGGCTGGCCGGCTGCGCGGTCTTCGACCCCGCCGGCGATCGGCTGGGCAAGGTGCGCGATGTCGTGGTCATCTATCGCGCTGCCGATCCGCCTCGCGTCGTCGGACTGGTCGTGGAGATCCCCGGCCGGCGCCATGTCTTCCTCTCCATCGGCCGGGTCACCTCCATCGCCAGCGGTCAGGTGATCACGACGGGCCTGATCAACGTGCGCCGCTTCCAGCAGCGCGGCGGCGAGGTGCGCGTCCTCGCCGAGCTGGTGGGCCGACGGGTCTACCTCAACGACGGATCGGGGACCGCCGTCATCGAGGACGTCGCGATCGAACGCAGCCGGCTGGGCGACTGGGACGTCGGCCAGCTGTTCCTGCGCCGCCCAAAGACCAGCGCCTCCCCGTTCGCCAAGGGCCCGACGACCTTCGCGACGTGGAGCGAAGTGCGCGAGCAGCAGACGGCCGGGCAGGCGCAGTCGGCGGAGCAGCTCGTGGCCACCTACGCCGACCTCAAACCCGCCGACCTCGCCAACACTCTGCTGGACCTGCCCGAGGAGCGCCTCCTCGACGTCGCCGAGGAGCTCCCCGACGAGCGCCTCGCCGACGCGCTGGAGGAGATGCCCGAAGACGAGCAGGTGCGCATCCTGGAGCGTCTGGGCGACGAGCGGGCCGCCGACATCCTCGATGCGATGGAGCCCGACGACGCCGCCGACCTCCTCGGCCAGCTCCCCGAGAAGCGCCTGCAGCAGCTGCTGGAGCTCATGGAGCCCGAGGAAGCGGACGACGTCCGTGCGCTGCTGAAGTACGGCCCCGACACCGCCGGCGGTCTCATGACGCCCGAGCCCATCGTGCTCTCCGCCGATTCCACGGTCGCCGAGGCGCTGGCCCTCATCCGCCGGCACGAGCTGCACCCCGCCCTCGCCGCATCCGTCTTCGTCACGCTGCCGCCGTACGAGACCCCCACGGGCCGGCTGCTGGGCACCGTCCACTTCCAGCGGATGCTGCGCTACCCGCCGCACGAGCGGCTGGGCGCGATCATCGACGACACGCTCGAGCCGGTGCCGGCGACCGCGTCTGCCGCCGAGGTGGCGCGCCTGCTCGCCAGCTACGACCTCGTCTCGCTGCCGGTGGTGGACCCGGCCCACCGGCTGGTGGGCGCCGTCAGCGTCGACGACATGCTGGACTACCTCCTGCCGGAGGACTGGCGCTCGCACGACGACAACGATCCGAGACAGCGGACCGCCACCCGTCCCCCGCCCGCGACCGCGGGCATCCCCACGACCACCCCGAGGAGGCGCTGA
- a CDS encoding DUF1003 domain-containing protein produces MARSPRQSAALDAPLGRGGVLPPRTPRPSRDRFGRFSESFARAMGTSAFLLGMTAFVVVWLVWNSTAPREWQFDPSSMNFTLLTLILSLQASYAAPLILLAQNRQDDRDRVQIEQDRQRAERNLADTEYLAREIVALRMAVHDMTQDVLTKDTLRAELRSLLKELDHPEREATAQ; encoded by the coding sequence ATGGCCCGCTCCCCACGGCAATCCGCCGCCCTCGACGCGCCGCTGGGCCGCGGTGGCGTGCTGCCACCGCGCACCCCGCGCCCCTCCCGCGATCGCTTCGGCCGGTTCTCCGAGTCGTTCGCGCGAGCGATGGGCACGTCCGCGTTCCTCCTCGGCATGACCGCGTTCGTCGTGGTGTGGCTGGTGTGGAACAGCACCGCCCCGCGCGAGTGGCAGTTCGACCCGTCGTCGATGAACTTCACCCTGCTCACCCTGATCCTCTCGCTGCAGGCCTCCTACGCCGCCCCGCTGATCCTGCTCGCCCAGAACCGCCAGGATGACCGCGACCGGGTGCAGATCGAGCAGGACCGGCAGCGCGCCGAACGCAACCTCGCCGACACGGAGTACCTCGCGCGCGAGATCGTGGCGCTGCGGATGGCGGTGCACGACATGACCCAGGACGTACTCACGAAGGACACGCTGCGCGCCGAGCTGCGCTCCCTCCTGAAGGAACTCGATCACCCCGAGCGCGAGGCGACCGCGCAGTGA
- a CDS encoding Mrp/NBP35 family ATP-binding protein, which translates to MTDAAQTDAVRSAVSAVSDPELRRPLGELDMVRAVSVAGDVAHVEIALTIVGCPAADRIERDVRSAAAMVPGITAVDLTVGVMTPEQRRALTERLRGGRPARTMPFGPDSLTRVIAVTSGKGGVGKSTVTANLAVALARRGLRVGLVDADVHGFSIPGLLGLVDDDGLPPAPTRLDDLMLPPVAYDVKVISIGMFLRRPGDSAAGAVAWRGPMLHRTVQQFLTDVYFGDLDILLLDMPPGTGDIAISVGQLLPHAEVLVVTTPQAAASDIAVRSGLVARQTGQRIIGVVENMSAMTLPDGSTLDLFGAGGGEQVAQALSEDSGGTVPLLASVPLSPALRTGGDVGVPVVVAHPADPAARAIDALAASVAAGRRGLAGRPLPFSPR; encoded by the coding sequence GTGACCGACGCCGCACAGACCGACGCGGTGCGTTCGGCGGTGTCGGCCGTGAGCGATCCCGAGCTGCGCCGGCCCCTGGGTGAGCTCGACATGGTGCGCGCCGTGTCGGTGGCCGGCGACGTCGCACACGTGGAGATCGCCCTGACGATCGTGGGGTGCCCTGCCGCGGATCGGATCGAGCGCGACGTGCGTTCGGCGGCGGCGATGGTGCCCGGCATCACCGCGGTCGACCTGACGGTGGGCGTCATGACGCCCGAGCAGCGTCGCGCCCTCACCGAACGGCTGCGCGGCGGGCGCCCCGCCCGCACGATGCCGTTCGGACCGGACTCGCTCACTCGCGTGATCGCGGTCACCAGCGGCAAGGGCGGGGTGGGAAAGTCCACGGTGACGGCCAACCTCGCCGTCGCCCTCGCCCGCCGGGGCCTGCGCGTCGGGCTCGTCGACGCCGATGTGCACGGGTTCTCCATCCCCGGACTGCTCGGCCTGGTCGATGACGACGGACTGCCGCCTGCACCCACGCGTCTGGACGACCTGATGCTTCCCCCCGTCGCATACGACGTCAAAGTCATCTCGATCGGCATGTTCCTTCGCCGCCCGGGCGACTCTGCGGCCGGGGCGGTCGCGTGGCGGGGACCGATGCTGCACCGCACGGTGCAGCAGTTCCTCACCGACGTGTACTTCGGCGACCTCGACATCCTGCTGCTGGACATGCCGCCGGGAACCGGTGACATCGCGATCTCGGTGGGCCAGCTGCTCCCGCACGCCGAGGTGCTGGTGGTCACCACTCCCCAGGCCGCCGCATCCGACATCGCGGTGCGCAGCGGCCTGGTCGCCCGCCAGACCGGTCAGCGCATCATCGGTGTCGTCGAGAACATGTCCGCGATGACCCTCCCCGACGGCTCGACGCTCGACCTGTTCGGCGCCGGCGGCGGCGAACAGGTCGCCCAGGCGCTCTCGGAGGACTCCGGCGGGACCGTGCCGCTCCTGGCCTCCGTTCCCCTCAGCCCGGCGCTGCGCACGGGCGGAGACGTGGGCGTCCCCGTCGTCGTCGCGCATCCGGCCGATCCCGCCGCCCGCGCCATCGACGCGCTGGCCGCCTCCGTCGCCGCGGGCCGTCGCGGACTGGCCGGGCGCCCGCTTCCCTTCAGCCCGCGCTGA
- a CDS encoding Sec-independent protein translocase TatB, which translates to MFFGLTIEKLLLIGLIAAMLIGPERLPRYAESLARFAVRARDMAQGARSRMREEMGPEFDEVDWRKLDPRQYDPRRIIREALLEDAPVATVRTAAVAGAAASAAAPPASPPAFRAGEAPPFDSEAT; encoded by the coding sequence ATGTTCTTCGGGCTCACGATCGAGAAGCTGCTGCTGATCGGCCTGATCGCAGCAATGCTCATCGGGCCCGAGCGCCTGCCTCGGTATGCCGAGAGCCTCGCGCGGTTCGCGGTGCGGGCGCGTGACATGGCGCAGGGGGCCCGCTCGCGCATGCGGGAGGAGATGGGCCCGGAGTTCGACGAGGTCGACTGGCGCAAACTCGACCCCCGCCAGTACGACCCTCGGCGCATCATCCGCGAGGCCCTCCTCGAGGACGCACCGGTGGCGACCGTACGGACCGCCGCGGTGGCCGGAGCGGCCGCATCCGCCGCGGCGCCGCCGGCTTCGCCCCCTGCTTTCCGCGCCGGCGAAGCACCGCCGTTCGACTCCGAAGCCACCTGA
- a CDS encoding O-methyltransferase, translating into MSGTEANQRFVLEATVEPEHIARARAHALELGADPISPPIGAQIAVLAAASRALNIVEIGTGGGVSGLWLLHGSPRATLTTIDSEPEHLGAARAAFAEARIPAARARFITGRASDVLPRMNEASYDIVFVDAEPEGVIEYVEHGLRLIRAGGTVLVPRVLAGGAVADPVRRDPITTAYRSLIQETQSSPAVIGALSTSAEGLLQLTTIAEGR; encoded by the coding sequence ATGAGCGGAACAGAGGCGAATCAGCGGTTCGTTCTCGAGGCGACGGTGGAGCCCGAGCACATCGCCCGGGCGCGCGCGCACGCCCTCGAACTGGGCGCCGACCCGATCAGCCCGCCCATCGGCGCGCAGATCGCCGTCCTGGCCGCCGCGTCCCGGGCTCTGAACATCGTGGAGATCGGCACCGGCGGCGGCGTCTCAGGCCTGTGGCTCCTGCACGGTTCGCCCCGTGCGACGCTCACCACCATCGACAGCGAGCCCGAGCACCTCGGTGCCGCGCGCGCGGCGTTCGCCGAGGCCCGCATCCCGGCGGCGCGAGCGCGCTTCATCACCGGGCGGGCCTCAGACGTGCTCCCCCGGATGAACGAGGCGTCCTACGACATCGTCTTCGTCGATGCCGAGCCCGAGGGCGTCATCGAGTACGTCGAGCACGGGCTGCGACTCATCCGCGCCGGGGGGACCGTGCTCGTGCCGCGCGTCCTGGCCGGCGGCGCCGTGGCCGACCCGGTGCGTCGCGACCCCATCACGACGGCCTACCGGTCGCTCATCCAGGAGACGCAGTCCTCGCCCGCCGTCATCGGCGCGCTCTCCACCTCCGCCGAAGGCCTGCTGCAGCTGACCACGATCGCAGAGGGCCGCTGA
- a CDS encoding DUF3117 domain-containing protein yields the protein MAAMKPRTGDGPMEAVKEGRLIIVRVPLEGGGRLVVSVNDAEAKELYDVLGGVVGA from the coding sequence ATGGCAGCCATGAAGCCGAGAACCGGTGACGGACCGATGGAGGCTGTGAAGGAGGGGCGCCTCATCATCGTCCGCGTCCCGCTCGAGGGCGGGGGCCGTCTCGTCGTTTCGGTGAACGACGCCGAAGCCAAAGAACTCTACGACGTGCTGGGCGGTGTCGTCGGCGCGTGA
- the dapE gene encoding succinyl-diaminopimelate desuccinylase has translation MPDLDLTASSVDLTRAICDIPSVSGEETTLADAIEAAVGALPHLEVVREGDTIIARTNLGRAQRVVIAGHIDTVPINDNLPTRDVDVDGEPHLWGRGTVDMKAGVAVQLRLAAELVAPRVDITWMWYDHEEVDADLNGLTRLSRTRPELFAGDFAILGEPSNGQVEGGCNGNLRALVRTTGVRAHSARAWVGENAIHRAAPLLARLAEYRPRDVEVEGLVYREGLNAVRISGGVAGNVIPDACEVEVNYRFAPSRSAEDATQHVRDVFAGFEVEVVDLAPGARPGLDAPLAKEFVAAVGAEPKPKYGWTDVARFSAMGVPAVNYGPGDPHLAHHDQERVPLAQIVSVERGLRAWLSAS, from the coding sequence GTGCCCGACCTCGACCTCACTGCATCCTCCGTCGACCTCACCCGCGCGATCTGCGACATCCCGAGCGTGTCAGGGGAGGAGACGACGCTCGCCGACGCCATCGAGGCCGCCGTCGGTGCCCTGCCGCACCTCGAGGTCGTGCGTGAGGGCGACACGATCATCGCGCGCACGAACCTGGGCCGCGCCCAGCGGGTCGTCATCGCCGGGCACATCGACACCGTGCCGATCAACGACAACCTGCCCACGCGCGACGTCGACGTGGACGGTGAGCCGCACCTGTGGGGGCGTGGGACGGTCGACATGAAGGCGGGCGTCGCGGTGCAGCTGCGCCTGGCGGCCGAGCTCGTCGCCCCGCGCGTGGACATCACATGGATGTGGTACGACCACGAGGAGGTCGACGCCGACCTGAACGGCCTCACGCGCCTCTCACGCACGCGGCCGGAGCTGTTCGCCGGCGACTTCGCGATCCTGGGCGAGCCCTCCAACGGTCAGGTCGAAGGCGGATGCAACGGGAATCTGCGCGCGCTCGTGCGCACGACCGGCGTCCGCGCGCACAGCGCCCGCGCGTGGGTCGGGGAGAACGCCATCCACCGGGCCGCCCCCCTCCTCGCGCGCCTTGCGGAATACCGGCCGCGCGACGTCGAGGTCGAGGGCCTGGTCTACCGCGAGGGACTGAACGCCGTGCGGATCTCCGGCGGCGTCGCGGGCAACGTCATCCCCGACGCGTGCGAGGTGGAGGTGAACTACCGCTTCGCCCCCAGCCGCAGCGCCGAGGACGCCACCCAGCACGTGCGCGATGTGTTCGCCGGCTTCGAGGTCGAGGTGGTCGACCTCGCCCCCGGCGCCCGTCCGGGCCTGGACGCGCCGCTGGCGAAGGAGTTCGTCGCCGCCGTGGGCGCCGAGCCCAAGCCCAAGTACGGCTGGACCGACGTGGCGCGCTTCTCGGCGATGGGCGTGCCGGCCGTCAACTACGGACCCGGCGACCCGCATCTGGCCCACCACGACCAGGAGCGCGTGCCGCTGGCGCAGATCGTGTCGGTCGAGCGCGGCCTGCGGGCGTGGCTGAGCGCGTCCTGA